From Streptomyces sp. NBC_00370, a single genomic window includes:
- a CDS encoding acetamidase/formamidase family protein encodes MSDPRILTVRPEKGDYAWTFGGVAPVARITPGTVLDLFTEDCFAGRVRSVNDLVSEVCEFPFLNPQTGPFHVEGAEPGDTLAVHFVSIQPARDWAASTTVPLFGALTSTHTTATLQPPLPEVVWMWHLDRARGTCLFSARDSDIEIELPMDPMHGTVGVAPANLEVRSALVPDAHGGNMDTPEMRAGVTCYLGVNVEGAMLSLGDGHARQGEGETCGVAVECAMNSVVIVELLKGVATPWPRIESDTHIMSTGSARPLEDAFRVSQLDLIQWLVRDYGLSELDAYQLLSQAGEAPIANVCDTNYTCVAKIRKEWLPAGEPHRGLHRHLRETATVLGGA; translated from the coding sequence ATGAGTGACCCGAGGATCCTGACCGTGCGTCCCGAGAAGGGCGACTACGCCTGGACGTTCGGCGGCGTCGCACCCGTCGCGCGCATCACCCCCGGCACGGTCCTCGACCTGTTCACCGAGGACTGCTTCGCCGGCCGGGTGCGGTCGGTGAACGATCTGGTGTCCGAGGTGTGCGAGTTCCCCTTCCTCAATCCGCAGACCGGTCCCTTCCATGTGGAGGGCGCGGAGCCGGGCGACACCCTGGCCGTGCACTTCGTCTCGATCCAGCCGGCCCGCGACTGGGCCGCGTCCACGACCGTCCCGCTGTTCGGCGCGCTCACCTCGACCCATACGACGGCGACGCTCCAGCCGCCGCTGCCCGAGGTGGTCTGGATGTGGCACCTCGACCGGGCGCGTGGCACGTGCCTGTTCAGCGCGCGCGACAGCGACATCGAGATCGAACTGCCGATGGACCCGATGCACGGCACGGTCGGCGTGGCGCCGGCCAATCTGGAGGTGCGCTCGGCGCTGGTCCCCGACGCGCACGGCGGCAACATGGACACCCCTGAGATGCGCGCGGGGGTGACGTGTTACCTCGGGGTCAACGTGGAGGGCGCGATGCTGAGCCTCGGCGACGGCCATGCCCGCCAGGGCGAGGGCGAGACCTGCGGGGTCGCCGTGGAGTGCGCCATGAACTCCGTGGTGATCGTGGAACTCCTCAAGGGCGTCGCGACCCCGTGGCCGCGCATCGAGTCGGACACGCACATCATGTCGACCGGTTCCGCCCGCCCGCTGGAGGACGCGTTCCGGGTCTCCCAACTGGACCTGATCCAATGGCTGGTGCGCGACTACGGACTGTCCGAACTGGACGCGTACCAGCTGCTCTCGCAGGCCGGCGAGGCGCCGATCGCCAATGTCTGCGACACCAACTACACCTGTGTGGCGAAGATCCGCAAGGAATGGCTGCCCGCAGGGGAGCCGCATCGCGGTCTGCACCGGCACCTGCGGGAGACGGCGACGGTGCTCGGCGGCGCGTGA
- a CDS encoding SWIM zinc finger family protein — protein MTEAPYPDDTTGAGYEDDRAERVFAALPPAHGRGFAESWWGRSWLKALEDTALDGAQLRKGRGQARAGAVGAVSVRPGRITAVVRDRDGTGHRSDVLLRRLSDGEWDRFLAMAVERSGHIAALLDREMPPDLVEDAAAAGVELLPGIGDLEPECGCEAWDHCPHSAALCYQMARLLDQDPFVLLLMRGRSKRQVLDELQSRSSALAARIPDDSAPEAEEPGVPASAAFAAWNTLPPLPAAPAPPQEPGLPPDLHTDNAPPPELDTDALSFLAADAAARALRMLTEALAPDHEQQPLPSDLTVRQDVVRLAAAAPDGRVLSRLATAAGRSPADLDLAVRAWRLGGAPALAVLDGTWTPSPEALARARAVLESAWEDGERPALRPAQAGRWTVTGIGIEVQLRLAQDGRWWPYRKERGRWAPAGPAEHDPAAALALPADFPAPSPHRTVSAPRGTGGGTPVRQERHTDE, from the coding sequence ATGACGGAAGCACCGTATCCGGACGACACGACGGGCGCGGGGTACGAGGACGACCGCGCCGAGCGGGTCTTCGCCGCGCTGCCGCCCGCGCACGGCCGCGGGTTCGCCGAGAGCTGGTGGGGCAGGTCCTGGCTGAAGGCCCTGGAGGACACCGCGCTCGACGGCGCGCAGTTGCGGAAGGGGCGCGGCCAGGCGCGTGCGGGGGCGGTCGGCGCGGTGTCGGTACGGCCGGGCCGGATCACCGCCGTCGTACGGGACAGGGACGGCACCGGGCACCGCAGCGACGTACTGCTGCGCCGGCTGAGCGACGGGGAGTGGGACCGGTTCCTGGCCATGGCGGTGGAGCGGTCGGGGCATATCGCGGCGCTTCTCGACCGGGAGATGCCGCCGGACCTGGTGGAGGACGCGGCGGCCGCAGGGGTCGAACTGCTGCCCGGCATCGGGGATCTGGAGCCGGAGTGCGGCTGCGAGGCCTGGGACCACTGTCCGCATTCGGCCGCGCTCTGCTACCAGATGGCACGGCTGCTGGACCAGGATCCGTTCGTCCTGCTGCTGATGCGCGGCAGGAGCAAGCGCCAGGTCCTGGACGAGCTGCAGAGCCGCAGCTCGGCACTGGCCGCCCGGATCCCCGACGACAGCGCACCGGAGGCAGAGGAGCCCGGCGTACCGGCGTCGGCGGCGTTCGCGGCCTGGAACACACTGCCGCCGCTGCCCGCTGCGCCGGCACCACCGCAGGAGCCGGGGCTGCCTCCGGACCTGCACACCGACAACGCGCCACCGCCGGAACTCGACACCGACGCCTTGTCGTTCCTCGCGGCCGACGCGGCGGCGCGCGCCCTGCGGATGCTGACCGAAGCGCTCGCCCCGGATCACGAACAGCAGCCTCTACCAAGTGACTTGACGGTACGTCAGGACGTCGTACGGCTCGCGGCGGCAGCCCCCGACGGCCGCGTGCTGTCGCGGCTCGCGACGGCCGCCGGCCGCTCACCGGCCGATCTCGACCTGGCGGTACGCGCCTGGCGCCTCGGCGGCGCGCCCGCGCTCGCGGTGCTCGACGGCACGTGGACGCCGAGCCCGGAGGCCCTGGCGCGGGCCCGTGCGGTCCTCGAATCGGCCTGGGAGGACGGCGAGCGTCCGGCGCTGCGCCCCGCACAGGCCGGCCGCTGGACCGTGACCGGGATCGGGATCGAGGTGCAGCTGCGCCTCGCCCAGGACGGGCGGTGGTGGCCGTACCGCAAAGAGCGTGGCCGGTGGGCCCCGGCAGGCCCCGCGGAACACGATCCGGCGGCGGCGCTGGCACTCCCGGCGGACTTCCCCGCCCCGTCACCTCACCGTACGGTGAGCGCGCCACGCGGAACCGGCGGCGGCACACCCGTGAGACAGGAGCGGCACACCGATGAGTGA
- a CDS encoding DEAD/DEAH box helicase encodes MHEPSATTLPRISELAESSTVFLPADPARTGRIAYWRPDGTEPPHGPGSVEELTVVDSDAHPLMVRALVVPVPTALPLLTRARASGHASPATAFWGAAALLALQLAATGRLLPGLTGSDHDAWRAGPLTPDDRLRIQALAAAMPPTAHAVPLTVSTPTAGPLLPHPERLLRDFLDAVADGLVRTPAAESAAGHAAFTAPDPQRRPELRGWATDMAAGHDAGVRISLRIELSGERDGVTEPGFRAVVQLHSVSDPAVVADAADVWSAPTTTGPAGAGSGPTAAAFGPTATMDALLALRRAAHAWPPLAPLLSAAVPDAVELADEDIGELLGEASRALAATGTQVHWPKEAARTLTARAVVGPPDGDTADGNAADDMPSFLSADTLLAFNWRFALGDQQLTRAEIDRLAEARRPLVRLRDRWVLVDPAQARHARDSQDRTLTPVDALGAVLTGVTEVDGRPVEVAASGWLARLRDRLADPESPTGAAGPEQRVQQPAALTATLRDYQLRGVDWLHRMTSLGLGAVLADDMGLGKTITLIALHLHRQTEEAAAGPTLVVCPTSLMANWQREIERFAPGTPVRRFHGASRDLGTPADGEFVLTTYGTMRLDAPRLAEPLWGLVVADEAQHVKNPYSATAKQLRTLRTKARVALSGTPVENNLSELWAILDWTTPGLLGPLGAFRNRYAKAVEGGADPAAAERLAALVRPFLLRRRKSDPGIAPELPPKTETDRAVSLTTEQAVLYEAVVREILAAIAEADGMERRGLVVKLLTGLKQICNHPAQYLKEERPHIPGRSGKVELLDELLDTVLAEGAGVLVFTQYVRMGRLLEQHLTARGIPHQFLHGGTPVTARETMVDRFQAGEVPVFLLSLKAAGTGLNLTRAEHVVHFDRWWNPAVEAQATDRAYRIGQDKPVQVHRMIAEGTIEDRIADMLARKQQLADAVLGSGEAALTELTDAELADLVELRGDAR; translated from the coding sequence GTGCACGAACCATCCGCGACAACGCTCCCCCGGATCTCCGAACTCGCCGAATCCTCCACGGTCTTCCTGCCTGCGGACCCGGCCCGCACCGGCCGGATCGCCTACTGGCGCCCGGACGGCACCGAACCGCCTCACGGTCCTGGCTCCGTCGAGGAGTTGACTGTCGTCGACTCCGACGCCCACCCTCTCATGGTCCGGGCACTGGTGGTGCCTGTACCGACAGCTCTGCCCCTACTGACCAGGGCGCGGGCCTCCGGGCACGCCTCACCAGCGACCGCGTTCTGGGGCGCCGCGGCGCTTCTGGCGCTTCAACTCGCCGCCACAGGAAGGCTGTTGCCCGGTCTGACTGGTTCGGACCACGACGCGTGGCGGGCGGGCCCACTGACCCCCGACGACCGGCTGCGCATCCAGGCACTCGCCGCCGCCATGCCACCCACCGCACACGCCGTCCCACTGACGGTGTCCACACCGACCGCCGGACCGCTGCTCCCCCACCCCGAAAGGCTGTTGAGGGATTTTCTCGACGCGGTGGCGGACGGCCTCGTCCGCACTCCCGCGGCGGAGTCGGCGGCCGGGCACGCCGCGTTCACCGCTCCTGACCCGCAGCGTCGGCCCGAACTACGTGGCTGGGCCACGGACATGGCGGCCGGTCATGACGCCGGAGTACGGATCTCGTTGCGCATCGAACTGTCCGGCGAGCGGGACGGTGTGACGGAGCCCGGATTCCGCGCCGTGGTGCAGCTGCACAGTGTGAGTGACCCGGCGGTCGTGGCCGACGCGGCCGACGTGTGGTCGGCGCCGACCACCACCGGTCCCGCCGGGGCGGGCTCCGGTCCCACCGCAGCCGCCTTCGGTCCCACCGCCACGATGGACGCCCTGCTGGCTCTGCGCAGGGCCGCACACGCCTGGCCACCGCTCGCACCGCTGCTGTCGGCCGCCGTGCCCGACGCGGTGGAACTCGCCGACGAGGACATCGGCGAGCTGCTCGGTGAGGCGTCGCGCGCACTCGCCGCGACCGGCACCCAGGTCCACTGGCCGAAGGAAGCGGCCCGGACGCTCACGGCGCGTGCGGTCGTCGGCCCCCCGGACGGCGACACGGCGGACGGCAACGCGGCGGACGACATGCCGTCGTTCCTGTCGGCCGACACCCTGCTCGCCTTCAACTGGCGCTTCGCGCTGGGCGACCAGCAGCTCACCCGCGCCGAGATCGACCGGCTCGCCGAGGCCAGGCGGCCACTGGTCCGGCTGCGCGACCGCTGGGTGCTCGTCGACCCCGCGCAGGCGCGGCACGCCCGCGACAGCCAGGACCGCACGCTCACCCCCGTCGACGCGCTCGGCGCCGTACTGACCGGGGTGACCGAGGTCGACGGGCGGCCCGTCGAAGTGGCGGCATCGGGCTGGCTGGCCCGGCTGCGCGACCGGCTCGCCGACCCCGAGTCCCCCACCGGCGCGGCGGGCCCCGAGCAGCGCGTCCAGCAGCCGGCGGCCCTCACCGCGACGCTACGCGACTACCAGCTCCGCGGTGTCGACTGGCTGCACCGGATGACGTCACTCGGTCTCGGCGCCGTGCTCGCCGACGACATGGGGCTCGGCAAGACCATCACCCTCATCGCACTCCATCTGCACCGGCAGACCGAAGAGGCGGCGGCGGGGCCGACGCTGGTCGTCTGCCCCACCTCACTGATGGCCAACTGGCAGCGCGAGATCGAGCGGTTCGCGCCCGGCACTCCCGTACGCCGTTTCCACGGCGCTTCCCGGGACCTGGGCACGCCGGCCGACGGCGAGTTCGTACTCACCACGTACGGCACGATGCGTCTCGACGCGCCGCGACTCGCGGAACCGCTCTGGGGGCTTGTCGTCGCGGACGAGGCCCAGCACGTGAAGAACCCGTACTCCGCGACCGCGAAACAGCTGCGCACCCTCAGGACCAAGGCCAGAGTGGCGCTGTCGGGCACACCGGTCGAGAACAACCTGTCCGAGCTGTGGGCGATCCTCGACTGGACGACACCCGGACTGCTCGGTCCGCTGGGCGCGTTCCGCAACCGTTACGCCAAGGCCGTGGAAGGCGGCGCCGATCCGGCGGCGGCCGAACGGCTCGCCGCGCTCGTACGCCCCTTCCTGCTGCGCCGGCGCAAGTCGGACCCGGGGATCGCGCCGGAGCTGCCGCCCAAGACGGAGACCGACCGCGCCGTGTCCCTCACCACCGAACAGGCGGTGCTCTACGAGGCGGTGGTACGGGAGATCCTGGCGGCGATCGCCGAGGCCGACGGCATGGAGCGCCGGGGTCTCGTCGTCAAACTGCTGACCGGGCTCAAGCAGATCTGCAACCACCCGGCGCAGTACCTCAAGGAGGAACGGCCGCACATCCCCGGCCGGTCGGGCAAGGTCGAGCTGCTGGACGAACTCCTCGACACCGTCCTGGCGGAAGGTGCGGGCGTGCTGGTCTTCACCCAGTACGTGCGGATGGGCCGGCTGCTGGAACAGCATCTGACCGCCCGCGGCATCCCGCACCAGTTCCTGCACGGGGGCACCCCCGTAACAGCCCGCGAAACCATGGTGGACCGCTTCCAGGCAGGTGAAGTGCCCGTCTTCCTGCTCTCATTGAAGGCCGCGGGTACGGGTCTCAACCTCACCAGGGCCGAACACGTCGTGCACTTCGACCGCTGGTGGAACCCCGCCGTCGAGGCGCAGGCCACGGACCGCGCGTACCGCATCGGGCAGGACAAGCCCGTGCAGGTGCACCGGATGATCGCCGAAGGCACCATCGAGGACCGGATCGCCGACATGCTCGCGCGCAAACAGCAGCTCGCGGACGCCGTGCTCGGCTCGGGCGAGGCGGCGCTGACCGAACTGACCGACGCCGAACTGGCGGATCTGGTGGAGCTGCGGGGGGACGCCCGATGA
- a CDS encoding fatty acid desaturase family protein, which yields MPQATAAAPVAEPVPDPAAGAGSAGSDFAPLLRVVREQGLLERRVAWYARGITVNALFLAAIVTGMILLGPSWWAVLLAVPLAVLSARMSFVGHDAGHAQITNDRAKGRIVQLVHANLLLGMSQEWWNDKHNRHHANPNHVDKDPDVKADVLVHTQRQTAGRTGLRAWLTRNQAWLFFPLTTLEGIALKVAGFQAVLSRRDNRMSTRQRVVEGTLLAVHVAAYLTLLLTTLSIGQAVVFLLVHQMLLGLHLGMAFAPNHKGMEMPDPETSASWGHLRRQVLTSRNIRGGALTDWFLGGLNYQIEHHLFPSMPRPHLRLAQPLVRAHCRSLGVSYTETGLIDSYRQALGHLHGVGEPLRADA from the coding sequence ATGCCCCAAGCCACCGCCGCCGCCCCCGTAGCGGAGCCAGTGCCCGACCCAGCCGCGGGCGCCGGCAGTGCCGGCAGCGACTTCGCGCCCCTCCTGCGAGTGGTGAGGGAGCAGGGTCTTCTGGAGCGTCGCGTCGCGTGGTACGCCCGGGGCATCACCGTCAACGCGCTGTTCCTCGCCGCGATAGTCACCGGAATGATCCTGCTCGGCCCCTCCTGGTGGGCGGTGCTCCTCGCGGTGCCGCTGGCCGTCCTGTCCGCCCGGATGTCCTTCGTCGGGCACGACGCCGGCCACGCGCAGATCACCAACGACCGCGCCAAAGGCCGGATCGTGCAGCTCGTGCACGCCAATCTGCTGCTCGGCATGAGCCAGGAGTGGTGGAACGACAAGCACAACAGGCACCACGCCAACCCGAACCACGTCGACAAGGACCCGGACGTCAAGGCCGACGTCCTCGTCCACACCCAGCGCCAGACCGCGGGCCGCACCGGGCTGCGCGCCTGGCTCACCCGCAACCAGGCGTGGCTGTTCTTCCCGCTGACCACGCTGGAGGGCATCGCGCTCAAGGTCGCGGGCTTCCAGGCCGTCCTCTCCCGCCGTGACAACCGGATGTCGACCCGCCAGCGGGTCGTCGAGGGCACCCTGCTCGCCGTGCACGTCGCCGCGTACCTCACCCTCCTGCTGACCACGCTCAGCATCGGCCAGGCAGTGGTCTTCCTCCTGGTCCACCAGATGCTGCTCGGACTGCACCTGGGCATGGCCTTCGCGCCGAACCACAAGGGCATGGAGATGCCGGACCCGGAGACCTCGGCGAGCTGGGGGCATCTGCGCCGGCAGGTCCTCACCTCGCGCAACATCCGCGGCGGAGCGCTCACCGACTGGTTCCTCGGCGGTCTGAACTACCAGATCGAACACCATCTCTTCCCCAGCATGCCCCGCCCCCACCTGCGGCTCGCCCAGCCGCTGGTGCGCGCCCACTGCCGGTCGCTGGGGGTCTCGTACACCGAAACGGGACTGATCGACTCGTACCGTCAGGCACTCGGACATCTGCACGGAGTCGGCGAACCGCTGCGCGCGGACGCATAG